In a genomic window of Agarivorans albus:
- the carB gene encoding carbamoyl-phosphate synthase large subunit yields the protein MPKRSDIKSILILGAGPIVIGQACEFDYSGAQACKALREEGYRVILVNSNPATIMTDPEMADATYIEPIHWEVVERIIEKERPDAVLPTMGGQTALNCALELESKGVLEKYNVEMIGATADAIDKAEDRNRFDQAMKSIGLACPNAGIAHSMEEAYGVLEEVGFPCIIRPSFTMGGTGGGIAYNKEEFDEICARGLDLSPTSELLIDESLIGWKEYEMEVVRDKNDNCIIVCAIENFDPMGVHTGDSITVAPAQTLSDKEYQLMRNASLAVLREIGVETGGSNVQFGICPNTGRMVIIEMNPRVSRSSALASKATGFPIAKIAAKLAVGFTLDELQNDITGGQTPASFEPSIDYVVTKIPRFNFEKFAGANDRLTTQMKSVGEVMAIGRNQQESLQKALRGLEVGVDGFDPIVDLNASDAMETIRHELQNVGADRIWYIADAFRAGMSVEDVFSLTNIDRWFLVQIEDIVLLENQVAKEGVASLDEATLRKLKRKGFADARLAKLTGVSDKEIRKLRHRLEVLPVYKRVDTCAAEFATDTAYMYSTYDEECEAQPSDKKKIMVLGGGPNRIGQGIEFDYCCVHAALAMREDGYETIMVNCNPETVSTDYDTSDRLYFEPVTLEDVLEIVRVEQPTGVIVQYGGQTPLKLARELEAAGVPIIGTSPDAIDRAEDRERFQVAVDRLKLKQPENDTVSTTEEAVISAERIGYPLVVRPSYVLGGRAMEIVYDEQDLRRYFKEAVSVSNDSPVLLDSFLNDAVEIDIDAICDGKDVVIGGIMEHIEQAGVHSGDSACSLPAYTLSPQIQDRMREQVRALALELGVIGLMNTQFAVKDDEIYLIEVNPRAARTVPFVSKATGVPIAKVAARVMAGISLAEQGITKEIIPPFYSVKEVVLPFNKFHGVDPILGPEMRSTGEVMGVGATFAEAYAKAELGIGNDGPKGGRVLLSVRNSDKKRVAELAAKLLELGYELDATHGTAVALGEAGINPRLVNKVHEGRPHILDRLKNGEYSYVINTTEGRQSIEDSRQLRRAALAQKVNYTTTLNGAFATCQAHNADDRGTVTSVQDLHKRIS from the coding sequence ATGCCAAAACGTAGTGATATAAAAAGTATTCTAATATTGGGCGCAGGCCCAATTGTTATCGGCCAGGCTTGTGAATTTGACTATTCTGGCGCTCAGGCTTGTAAAGCCTTGCGTGAAGAAGGTTACCGAGTCATCTTGGTTAACTCTAACCCCGCTACTATTATGACTGACCCAGAGATGGCTGATGCAACTTACATCGAGCCAATTCACTGGGAAGTGGTAGAGCGAATTATTGAAAAAGAACGCCCAGACGCAGTATTGCCGACCATGGGTGGCCAAACCGCCTTGAACTGTGCGCTAGAGCTTGAAAGCAAAGGCGTGCTAGAGAAATACAATGTTGAAATGATTGGTGCGACTGCTGACGCGATTGATAAAGCAGAAGATCGTAATCGTTTCGACCAAGCGATGAAAAGCATTGGCTTAGCGTGTCCAAATGCGGGTATTGCTCACTCAATGGAAGAAGCCTACGGCGTATTAGAAGAAGTTGGTTTCCCATGTATTATCCGACCTTCTTTCACTATGGGCGGCACCGGTGGCGGTATTGCATATAACAAAGAAGAGTTTGATGAGATTTGTGCCCGTGGCCTAGATCTTTCGCCAACTAGTGAGCTGTTGATTGATGAAAGCTTAATCGGTTGGAAAGAGTACGAGATGGAAGTGGTTCGTGATAAAAACGATAACTGTATTATCGTTTGTGCCATTGAAAACTTCGACCCAATGGGTGTGCACACTGGTGACTCAATTACCGTAGCACCAGCACAAACGTTGTCAGATAAAGAATATCAATTGATGCGTAATGCGTCGCTTGCAGTTCTGCGTGAGATTGGTGTTGAAACTGGTGGTTCTAACGTACAGTTTGGTATTTGTCCAAATACTGGCCGTATGGTTATTATCGAGATGAACCCTCGAGTATCTCGTTCATCTGCGCTAGCGTCTAAAGCGACTGGTTTCCCAATTGCTAAAATTGCAGCTAAATTGGCAGTAGGTTTTACGCTTGATGAATTGCAAAACGACATTACTGGCGGCCAAACACCTGCTTCGTTTGAGCCTTCAATCGACTATGTTGTAACAAAAATTCCTCGCTTTAACTTCGAGAAATTTGCTGGTGCTAACGATCGCCTAACCACTCAAATGAAGTCGGTGGGTGAAGTTATGGCGATTGGTCGTAACCAACAAGAATCGCTACAAAAAGCCTTGCGTGGCTTAGAAGTTGGCGTTGATGGTTTTGACCCAATTGTTGATTTAAATGCATCTGATGCAATGGAAACTATTCGCCACGAATTACAAAATGTTGGTGCAGACCGTATTTGGTATATCGCTGATGCTTTCCGTGCTGGCATGTCTGTTGAAGATGTATTCTCTCTTACTAACATCGACCGTTGGTTCTTGGTTCAAATCGAAGACATTGTATTGCTAGAAAACCAAGTAGCTAAAGAAGGCGTAGCCAGTTTAGATGAAGCAACACTGCGTAAGCTAAAGCGTAAAGGTTTTGCCGATGCTCGTTTAGCTAAATTAACTGGTGTATCGGATAAAGAGATCCGTAAGTTACGCCATCGTTTAGAAGTGTTGCCAGTATACAAACGAGTGGACACCTGTGCTGCTGAATTTGCTACCGACACTGCTTACATGTATTCAACTTACGATGAAGAGTGTGAAGCTCAACCATCTGATAAGAAGAAAATCATGGTGTTGGGCGGCGGACCTAACCGTATTGGTCAAGGTATCGAGTTTGACTACTGTTGTGTACATGCCGCGCTAGCGATGCGTGAAGACGGTTACGAAACCATTATGGTTAACTGTAACCCAGAGACCGTTTCAACAGACTACGACACCTCAGACCGTTTGTACTTTGAACCGGTAACGCTTGAAGATGTACTAGAGATTGTACGTGTAGAGCAGCCAACCGGTGTTATTGTTCAATATGGTGGCCAAACGCCACTAAAATTGGCGCGTGAATTGGAAGCGGCTGGCGTGCCTATTATTGGTACGTCTCCAGATGCGATTGACCGCGCTGAAGACCGCGAACGTTTCCAAGTTGCAGTTGATCGCTTGAAGCTTAAGCAACCAGAAAACGATACGGTTTCAACTACTGAAGAAGCTGTTATCTCAGCAGAGCGTATCGGTTATCCATTAGTTGTTCGTCCATCTTATGTACTAGGTGGCCGAGCAATGGAAATTGTTTACGATGAGCAAGATTTACGTCGCTACTTTAAAGAGGCTGTAAGTGTGTCTAACGACTCACCAGTTCTTTTAGATAGCTTCCTAAATGATGCGGTTGAAATTGACATCGATGCTATCTGTGATGGCAAAGATGTGGTTATCGGCGGCATTATGGAGCACATCGAACAAGCGGGCGTTCACTCTGGTGATTCGGCCTGTTCATTACCTGCTTATACGCTAAGCCCACAAATTCAAGACCGTATGCGTGAGCAAGTTCGTGCGCTAGCATTAGAATTAGGTGTAATTGGTTTAATGAACACCCAGTTTGCGGTTAAAGATGACGAGATTTACTTAATTGAAGTAAATCCACGTGCAGCACGTACTGTGCCGTTTGTATCTAAGGCAACGGGTGTACCAATTGCCAAAGTAGCGGCACGTGTAATGGCCGGCATTTCTTTAGCCGAGCAGGGAATAACTAAAGAGATTATCCCGCCGTTCTACTCAGTTAAAGAAGTGGTATTACCGTTTAACAAATTCCATGGTGTAGATCCAATCTTGGGCCCAGAAATGCGCTCTACTGGCGAAGTGATGGGAGTAGGTGCTACGTTTGCTGAAGCCTACGCGAAAGCTGAATTAGGTATTGGTAACGATGGCCCTAAAGGTGGTCGAGTATTGCTTTCGGTTCGTAACTCAGACAAGAAACGAGTTGCAGAGCTGGCTGCTAAACTGCTTGAGCTTGGCTACGAATTAGACGCTACTCACGGTACCGCAGTTGCTTTAGGTGAAGCTGGCATTAACCCTCGCTTGGTGAACAAGGTTCATGAAGGTCGCCCGCATATTCTTGACCGTTTGAAAAACGGTGAATATAGCTACGTGATTAACACTACTGAAGGTCGTCAATCTATTGAAGATTCACGTCAATTGCGTAGAGCTGCGTTAGCGCAAAAAGTTAATTACACGACTACGCTTAACGGTGCCTTTGCGACTTGCCAGGCTCATAATGCTGATGATCGCGGCACTGTGACTTCTGTTCAAGATTTGCATAAACGTATCAGCTAA
- the greA gene encoding transcription elongation factor GreA produces the protein MKPVPMTVRGETQLREELEHLKTVVRPKIIDDIAVAREHGDLKENAEYHAAREQQGFCEGRIQDIEGKLSNVQVIDVTKMTNNGKVIFGCTVTLLNLDTDKEVTYGIVGDDEADIKQNRISVNSPIARGLIGKNVEDEVTVVTPGGEVEYEIVAVEYI, from the coding sequence ATGAAACCAGTTCCTATGACGGTGCGTGGCGAAACGCAATTACGTGAAGAGTTAGAGCATTTAAAAACAGTGGTTCGTCCAAAAATTATTGACGATATCGCGGTAGCTCGTGAGCATGGCGATCTTAAAGAAAACGCTGAATACCACGCTGCACGAGAACAGCAAGGTTTTTGTGAAGGGCGTATTCAAGATATTGAAGGTAAGTTAAGTAACGTTCAAGTTATTGATGTGACCAAAATGACCAACAACGGTAAGGTGATTTTCGGTTGTACAGTTACCTTGTTAAACCTTGATACAGATAAAGAGGTTACCTACGGCATTGTGGGTGATGATGAAGCTGATATTAAGCAGAATCGTATTTCTGTTAATTCGCCTATTGCCCGTGGACTTATTGGTAAAAATGTAGAAGACGAAGTCACCGTGGTTACACCAGGTGGTGAAGTTGAGTACGAAATTGTAGCGGTTGAATATATTTAG
- a CDS encoding HAD family hydrolase, translating into MLAIDYAKYDAFIFDMDGTLVDSMPAHLAAWEDALNKQGLPIHIHFVAERGGMPTLKIAEQYQQHYQVNIDGPKLLNDKRAGFDALWHKVERIPASCEVLAEFASSKKLGLGTGAERVNMDRITNNLKLTDYFQAMVCAEDVAAHKPEPDTFLQVAQLLKVEPKRCLVFEDTPFGIQAAHNAGMDCVVVKNFQLAEFLPLA; encoded by the coding sequence TTGTTAGCAATAGATTACGCGAAGTATGACGCCTTCATTTTTGATATGGATGGCACCTTGGTTGACTCAATGCCAGCGCACCTAGCAGCTTGGGAAGACGCTTTAAATAAGCAAGGTTTACCTATTCATATTCATTTTGTAGCTGAGCGCGGTGGTATGCCAACACTCAAAATTGCAGAGCAATATCAGCAACATTACCAAGTAAATATTGATGGCCCTAAGCTATTAAACGACAAACGCGCGGGGTTTGACGCTTTGTGGCATAAGGTCGAGAGGATACCTGCAAGCTGTGAAGTACTGGCTGAATTCGCAAGCAGCAAAAAGCTGGGCTTAGGCACTGGCGCTGAGCGCGTTAACATGGACCGAATTACCAATAACCTAAAGCTTACTGACTATTTTCAGGCTATGGTGTGTGCTGAAGACGTGGCGGCGCACAAACCAGAACCGGACACCTTTTTGCAAGTAGCGCAACTTTTAAAGGTTGAGCCAAAGCGCTGTTTAGTGTTTGAAGACACTCCTTTTGGTATTCAAGCGGCGCACAATGCGGGAATGGATTGTGTAGTTGTGAAAAATTTCCAACTGGCTGAGTTTTTACCTTTGGCTTAA
- the yhbY gene encoding ribosome assembly RNA-binding protein YhbY: protein MQLTNKQKQHLKSLAHNLKPVVMLGSNGLTEGILAEIEVAIAHHELIKVKIATDDREMKQLIADTIVDKVSAVKVQVIGHILIIYRPSEDKKIELPRK, encoded by the coding sequence ATGCAACTAACCAACAAACAAAAACAGCACCTGAAATCCTTGGCTCATAACCTAAAGCCAGTGGTAATGCTTGGCTCAAATGGATTGACCGAAGGAATTTTGGCTGAGATTGAAGTCGCCATTGCTCATCATGAATTGATTAAGGTAAAAATTGCTACCGACGATCGTGAAATGAAGCAGCTTATTGCCGATACCATTGTAGATAAAGTTTCAGCGGTGAAGGTTCAGGTGATTGGCCATATATTGATTATCTATCGCCCTAGTGAAGATAAAAAGATTGAATTACCACGCAAATAA
- the rlmE gene encoding 23S rRNA (uridine(2552)-2'-O)-methyltransferase RlmE, protein MTNKKHTASSKRWLTEHFDDHYVQKAQKLGLRSRAVFKIEEIQNKDKLLKPGMTVVDLGAAPGGWSQYCVEQVGLDGHVIACDILPMDPIAGVDFLCGDFREEEVLNALLERVGEKKVDVVLSDMAPNMSGNNNVDQSRAMYLVELALDMCREVLAPKGSFAVKVFQGEGFDQYLQQVRSMFTSVKTRKPDSSRARSREVYIVASGFKL, encoded by the coding sequence GTGACCAATAAAAAACATACTGCCAGCTCTAAACGCTGGTTAACTGAACATTTTGATGACCACTATGTGCAAAAAGCCCAAAAGCTTGGCTTGCGTTCAAGAGCGGTATTTAAAATTGAAGAGATTCAAAATAAAGATAAGTTGCTAAAACCGGGCATGACCGTAGTTGACCTTGGTGCTGCACCTGGTGGTTGGTCTCAATACTGCGTGGAGCAAGTCGGTTTAGATGGCCATGTGATTGCGTGTGACATTTTACCTATGGATCCAATTGCTGGCGTGGACTTTCTGTGTGGCGATTTTCGCGAAGAAGAAGTGCTAAACGCTTTGCTCGAACGAGTGGGTGAGAAGAAAGTTGATGTTGTGTTGTCAGACATGGCGCCCAATATGAGTGGCAACAATAATGTTGACCAATCACGTGCAATGTATTTAGTTGAACTAGCATTAGATATGTGTCGTGAAGTGCTTGCGCCAAAAGGCAGCTTCGCAGTAAAGGTATTCCAAGGAGAAGGCTTTGATCAATATCTCCAGCAAGTACGTTCTATGTTTACCAGTGTGAAAACTCGTAAGCCAGATTCCTCAAGGGCTCGCTCTCGAGAAGTCTATATAGTGGCTAGTGGCTTTAAACTATAG
- the ftsH gene encoding ATP-dependent zinc metalloprotease FtsH, which yields MSDMAKNLILWLVIAVVLMSVFQSFSPDSSSGRQMDYSTFVKEVNQEQIREVRISGQDVKGIKRTGEQFSTIIPLHDKDLLNDLINHNVKVLGEQPEEQGLLTSIFISWFPMLLLIGVWIFFMRQMQGGGGKGAMSFGKSKARLMSEDQIKTTFADVAGCDEAKEEVGELVDYLRDPTKFQKLGGKIPTGVLMVGPPGTGKTLLAKAIAGEAKVPFFTISGSDFVEMFVGVGASRVRDMFEQAKKSAPCIIFIDEIDAVGRQRGAGLGGGHDEREQTLNQMLVEMDGFEGNEGIIVIAATNRPDVLDPALLRPGRFDRQVTVGLPDIRGREQILKVHMRKVPLGDGVDAAVIARGTPGFSGADLANLVNEAALFAARGSKRTVSMEEFEKAKDKIMMGAERKSMVMTEAEKEMTAYHEAGHAIVGRLVPEHDPVYKVSIIPRGRALGVTMYLPEQDRVSHSKQHLESMISSLYGGRLAERIIYGDEKVSTGASNDIERATEIARKMVTQWGLSESMGPLLYADEEGEVFLGRSAAKTKHMSDDTAKAIDLEIRSVIDRNYQRAESLLTENMDILHTMKDALMKYETIDARQIDDLMERKTPRPPADWDDSDKPTPPESNDKGDEAKADEAKTDAPEPPKTIGEDPAQ from the coding sequence TTGAGTGACATGGCAAAAAATCTGATTCTGTGGCTGGTAATAGCTGTGGTTTTGATGTCTGTATTCCAAAGCTTTAGCCCTGATTCAAGCAGTGGTCGGCAAATGGACTATTCCACCTTTGTGAAGGAAGTGAATCAAGAACAGATCCGCGAAGTGCGTATTAGTGGGCAAGATGTTAAAGGCATCAAGCGTACTGGTGAGCAATTTAGCACTATCATTCCCTTGCACGATAAAGACCTACTTAATGATCTTATCAACCACAATGTAAAGGTATTGGGTGAGCAACCCGAAGAGCAGGGGCTATTAACTTCTATCTTCATTTCTTGGTTCCCGATGCTATTGCTAATCGGTGTATGGATATTCTTCATGCGTCAAATGCAAGGCGGTGGTGGTAAAGGCGCTATGTCTTTTGGTAAGAGTAAAGCGCGCTTAATGAGCGAAGACCAAATTAAAACCACTTTTGCTGATGTTGCAGGTTGTGATGAAGCCAAAGAAGAAGTAGGTGAGTTAGTCGATTACTTGCGAGATCCAACTAAGTTCCAAAAGCTTGGTGGTAAAATTCCGACTGGCGTATTAATGGTTGGTCCTCCAGGTACCGGTAAAACCTTACTTGCTAAAGCTATCGCTGGTGAAGCAAAAGTACCTTTCTTTACCATTTCTGGTTCAGACTTCGTAGAAATGTTCGTAGGTGTTGGTGCTTCACGTGTTCGTGACATGTTTGAGCAAGCTAAAAAGTCTGCTCCGTGTATCATTTTCATCGATGAAATTGATGCAGTAGGTCGCCAACGTGGTGCCGGTTTAGGTGGTGGGCACGATGAGCGTGAACAAACACTAAACCAAATGCTAGTTGAAATGGATGGGTTCGAAGGTAATGAAGGCATTATTGTTATTGCTGCAACTAACCGCCCAGACGTATTAGACCCAGCGTTATTGCGCCCTGGTCGTTTCGACCGCCAAGTAACGGTAGGCTTGCCAGATATCCGTGGTCGTGAGCAGATTCTAAAAGTGCACATGCGTAAAGTACCTTTGGGAGATGGTGTAGATGCCGCGGTAATTGCACGTGGTACTCCCGGCTTCTCTGGTGCAGATTTAGCAAACCTCGTTAACGAAGCCGCGTTGTTTGCCGCTCGCGGCAGTAAGCGCACTGTTTCGATGGAAGAATTTGAAAAAGCTAAAGATAAGATCATGATGGGCGCAGAGCGTAAATCGATGGTTATGACTGAAGCCGAAAAAGAGATGACTGCTTACCACGAAGCAGGCCATGCAATTGTTGGTCGCTTAGTACCAGAGCATGATCCTGTATATAAAGTGAGTATTATTCCGCGTGGTCGCGCTTTAGGTGTAACAATGTACTTGCCTGAGCAAGACAGAGTGAGCCATAGCAAACAGCATTTAGAAAGCATGATCTCTAGCTTGTACGGTGGGCGCTTAGCTGAGCGTATTATCTACGGTGATGAGAAAGTATCTACCGGTGCTAGCAATGATATTGAGCGAGCAACTGAAATTGCCCGTAAGATGGTTACTCAATGGGGTCTTTCAGAGTCTATGGGGCCGCTGCTTTATGCTGATGAAGAAGGTGAAGTATTCTTAGGACGCAGTGCTGCTAAAACTAAGCATATGTCTGATGATACCGCCAAGGCCATCGACTTAGAGATTCGCTCCGTCATTGATCGTAACTATCAGCGCGCTGAATCGTTGTTGACCGAAAACATGGATATTCTTCATACCATGAAAGATGCGTTAATGAAGTACGAAACCATTGATGCTCGACAGATAGACGATTTGATGGAGCGTAAAACTCCTCGTCCACCGGCTGATTGGGATGACTCAGACAAGCCAACACCACCCGAATCTAATGACAAAGGTGATGAAGCTAAAGCTGACGAAGCAAAAACTGATGCACCTGAGCCACCTAAAACCATAGGTGAAGATCCTGCTCAGTAA
- the folP gene encoding dihydropteroate synthase, translating into MTITLNIGPHQFKRPVIMGILNVTPDSFSDGGSYVSHEQALARVEQMLKEGADIIDVGGESTRPGAADVSLTEELQRTVGVIKAIKQRFDCLVSIDTNKAQVMQQAVEAGADIINDVCALTNPGALEVAADSGVPVCIMHMQGKPRSMQANPQYDNVVSEVITYLKQRVESCVAAGIVESNIIVDPGFGFGKTLDHNFQLLAQLNEFKQLGLPILAGVSRKSMFGKLLGKSPDSLMAASVAGAVLAAQQGAHIFRVHDVQETADALNVYSKVQMSK; encoded by the coding sequence ATGACTATTACACTCAATATTGGTCCTCATCAATTCAAACGCCCGGTGATTATGGGCATTCTCAATGTTACGCCTGATTCATTTTCCGATGGCGGCTCTTATGTTTCTCATGAGCAAGCACTAGCACGTGTAGAGCAAATGCTTAAAGAAGGTGCTGATATAATTGATGTGGGCGGAGAGTCTACGCGACCAGGCGCTGCGGATGTTTCATTAACCGAGGAACTACAACGAACCGTTGGTGTGATTAAGGCTATTAAACAGCGTTTTGATTGCTTGGTTTCGATAGATACCAATAAAGCTCAAGTGATGCAGCAAGCTGTTGAAGCGGGCGCTGATATTATTAACGATGTTTGCGCCTTAACTAATCCAGGGGCGCTAGAGGTTGCGGCTGATTCAGGGGTGCCAGTGTGCATTATGCATATGCAAGGTAAACCTAGAAGTATGCAAGCTAACCCTCAATACGATAATGTCGTGAGCGAAGTAATTACTTACTTAAAGCAACGAGTTGAGAGCTGTGTAGCTGCAGGCATTGTTGAATCGAATATAATAGTTGACCCAGGTTTCGGTTTTGGTAAAACTCTTGACCACAATTTTCAGCTGCTTGCCCAATTAAATGAGTTTAAGCAGCTCGGCCTACCGATTTTGGCGGGCGTCTCCCGCAAGAGCATGTTTGGTAAGCTGCTGGGTAAATCTCCAGATAGCTTAATGGCAGCTAGTGTAGCTGGTGCTGTATTAGCTGCTCAACAGGGAGCACACATATTTCGTGTACATGACGTTCAAGAAACGGCTGATGCACTAAACGTTTATTCAAAAGTACAGATGAGTAAGTAA
- the glmM gene encoding phosphoglucosamine mutase, with translation MTRRYFGTDGVRGKVGEYPITPEFALKLGWAAGKVLSSTGTRKVLIGKDTRISGYMLESALEAGLSAAGVQASFVGPMPTPAVAYLTRTFRAEAGIVISASHNPYYDNGIKFFSANGTKLPDEVELAIEAELDNPMTCVDSAALGKARRIEDAAGRYIEFCKSTFPNKYNLSGLKIVVDCAHGATYHIAPKVFSELGAEVVAIGNQPDGLNINEKCGATDTGLLAEKVLEHKADLGIALDGDGDRVMMIDQHGVQVDGDEILYILAKDAKLSNHLSGGVVGTLMSNLALEQAFAEMDIPFSRAKVGDRYVMEQLSERGWTYGGENSGHIICLGHTTTGDGIVAALQVLAAMLAQKQSLRGLLSDLTLYPQLLVNVRFKGDSDPLSSDLVKKAQAKAENQLGDSGRVLLRKSGTEPLLRVMVEGADSALVEQCANDIADAVRAACN, from the coding sequence ATGACAAGACGATATTTTGGCACGGATGGCGTTCGCGGTAAGGTGGGTGAGTACCCAATTACCCCTGAATTCGCTTTAAAACTAGGATGGGCAGCCGGTAAGGTCTTGTCGAGCACGGGAACACGTAAGGTACTAATCGGTAAAGATACACGAATCTCTGGCTATATGCTGGAATCAGCCCTAGAAGCAGGCCTTTCCGCCGCGGGTGTTCAAGCAAGCTTTGTAGGCCCTATGCCTACACCAGCAGTTGCCTACCTAACTCGTACTTTTAGGGCTGAAGCGGGCATTGTGATTAGTGCTTCTCATAACCCTTACTACGACAATGGTATTAAGTTTTTCTCTGCTAATGGCACTAAGTTACCAGATGAAGTGGAGTTAGCGATTGAAGCTGAGTTGGATAATCCAATGACCTGTGTAGATTCAGCTGCGTTAGGTAAAGCTCGCCGTATTGAAGATGCAGCGGGTCGTTACATTGAGTTTTGTAAAAGTACTTTTCCTAATAAATACAACTTATCAGGCCTTAAGATTGTAGTGGATTGCGCACACGGTGCCACTTATCACATTGCACCAAAAGTATTTAGCGAGTTGGGTGCAGAAGTAGTTGCTATTGGTAACCAGCCTGACGGTCTGAATATCAATGAGAAATGTGGTGCTACCGATACCGGCTTATTAGCTGAAAAAGTTTTAGAACACAAAGCAGATCTTGGTATCGCGCTCGATGGCGATGGTGATCGTGTCATGATGATCGATCAACATGGTGTACAAGTTGATGGTGACGAGATTCTCTATATTTTGGCCAAAGACGCTAAGTTAAGTAATCACTTAAGTGGCGGTGTTGTTGGCACACTAATGAGCAATTTGGCGCTAGAGCAAGCCTTTGCCGAAATGGATATTCCGTTTAGCCGAGCTAAAGTTGGTGACCGCTACGTTATGGAGCAATTATCTGAGCGCGGCTGGACTTACGGCGGCGAAAACTCTGGTCATATTATTTGCTTGGGTCATACCACAACAGGTGATGGTATCGTTGCTGCACTGCAGGTTCTAGCTGCTATGTTGGCACAAAAACAGAGTTTGCGAGGTTTACTAAGTGATTTAACGCTTTATCCTCAATTACTGGTCAATGTGCGCTTTAAAGGTGATAGCGATCCATTAAGCAGTGACTTAGTGAAAAAAGCTCAAGCTAAAGCCGAGAATCAACTAGGTGACTCAGGCCGAGTATTGCTTCGCAAATCTGGTACAGAGCCATTACTGCGCGTAATGGTCGAAGGGGCGGATTCTGCTCTAGTAGAACAATGCGCTAACGATATCGCTGATGCTGTAAGAGCTGCTTGCAACTAA
- the secG gene encoding preprotein translocase subunit SecG produces MYEILLVVYLVVALALIGLVLIQQGKGADMGASFGSGASNTVFGSSGSSNFLTRATAICATLFIVISLVLGNLSAKQTQQVDEWSDLSQPAAEQVLQDADVPASPANPGSDVPN; encoded by the coding sequence ATGTACGAAATTTTATTAGTAGTTTATTTAGTTGTTGCACTGGCTTTGATTGGTCTAGTGTTAATTCAGCAAGGCAAGGGTGCTGATATGGGCGCATCTTTTGGCTCTGGCGCATCTAACACAGTATTTGGTTCTTCTGGTTCAAGTAACTTCTTAACTAGAGCAACCGCTATTTGTGCAACGTTGTTTATTGTAATCAGCTTGGTGTTAGGCAACCTTTCAGCCAAACAAACCCAACAAGTTGATGAATGGAGCGATTTGTCTCAGCCTGCTGCTGAACAAGTGCTTCAAGATGCTGATGTTCCAGCATCACCAGCAAACCCTGGTAGCGACGTACCTAACTAA
- the rimP gene encoding ribosome maturation factor RimP, which yields MATVEQRLTDMLTPAVEALGFELLGIEYVSAGKHSIVRLFIDHENGINVDNCADVSRQASAILDVEDPISTEYNLEVSSPGLERPLFKAEHYQRFIGEIAFLQVRMPVNNRRKWQGEIIAVEDDTVVLAVDKEQHRIALGNVQKAHLVPQFD from the coding sequence TTGGCAACTGTAGAACAACGATTAACTGACATGCTTACTCCAGCGGTTGAAGCGCTGGGTTTTGAGCTTTTAGGTATCGAATATGTTAGTGCTGGCAAGCACTCGATCGTGCGTTTGTTTATTGACCACGAAAACGGCATTAATGTCGACAATTGCGCCGACGTAAGTCGACAAGCTAGCGCTATTTTGGATGTTGAAGATCCAATTAGCACTGAATACAACCTTGAGGTGTCATCTCCTGGTTTAGAACGCCCTCTTTTTAAAGCGGAACACTATCAACGTTTTATTGGTGAGATTGCTTTTCTACAGGTACGTATGCCTGTAAACAATCGCCGTAAATGGCAGGGTGAAATTATTGCTGTTGAAGACGACACAGTCGTTTTAGCAGTAGACAAAGAACAACATCGGATCGCGCTAGGTAATGTACAAAAAGCGCATCTGGTTCCCCAGTTTGACTAA